AATAAGAACAAAGGGtccaaaacaaggaaaacacagagaactTAGGTTAGTGATGTTCACCAGCCACCAATTGGGATTATACAAAAGAGCCACACAGCCTTGTAAGATGGTGGAgaccatataaaaagccagaaaGGTTGACACTAGCACAAGGATGTtctgggtggctttggactcagGGGAGTTTCTGCTGGAACCATGGGTACTACGGATGTGCTGAACCCTCTGTTTGTGACTGTACAGAATGACAATCATGGAGCCACTAGACCAGGCCATGACCAAAGAAAAGAAGATTTCAGGGCACACCACCAATGCTGCAAATAGTGAGTCATTAATTCCATCCCGCCCTGCAGTAGAGCAGTGTCCAAAATCTTGCTTTCCTGTCACATTGTTACTATAACTTTTGATGAGTGGattcacaaataaaatgaaatgtatcaATATGTACAAgacccagagaagggaaagggtgcAGGCAATATGCTTAGCAGCTTTGAATTTTTGATCCTTACAACAGGATTCCTTCTGACTGATGGTGAAGGCCTGGaagacactcaagaggcaggtggagccaATAGACACACTGCGGCCAACTCTTTCAATGTACAAAATTAATCTGCATccaaaatcatttaaaaactgCTTCAAACCAAAAGCTGCCATGGTGTGGGGCACTCCTTTATAGAGAATGATCAGGGTGTTGGATGCCATCAGGTGCACGTGAATCAAATCTACAGTCTTTAATTTGCAGTCTCCATAGCAGACCAGATAGTAGTAAAATACAGA
The genomic region above belongs to Cricetulus griseus strain 17A/GY unplaced genomic scaffold, alternate assembly CriGri-PICRH-1.0 unplaced_scaffold_11, whole genome shotgun sequence and contains:
- the LOC118237653 gene encoding vomeronasal type-1 receptor 4-like, with amino-acid sequence MTNNIMYFWTLIIKIVFLSLTTVGILGNFSVFYYYLVCYGDCKLKTVDLIHVHLMASNTLIILYKGVPHTMAAFGLKQFLNDFGCRLILYIERVGRSVSIGSTCLLSVFQAFTISQKESCCKDQKFKAAKHIACTLSLLWVLYILIHFILFVNPLIKSYSNNVTGKQDFGHCSTAGRDGINDSLFAALVVCPEIFFSLVMAWSSGSMIVILYSHKQRVQHIRSTHGSSRNSPESKATQNILVLVSTFLAFYMVSTILQGCVALLYNPNWWLVNITNLSSLCFPCFGPFVLINHYSMVSRFSLVWMRNINSLILK